The DNA window ATCATTCTACTCGGATTTTTGTCCTTCGTATTTTTCGGATTATTTTATTGGGTAAGTACGATCGATCCGTACTGGTCTTATTTCGGATATACTGGATTCGGGATGAGAATACTTCATATTTTTCTAAAATGTTTGGGCGGATGGATCTGGATCGCATTCTTTATCCGACTTTTCCAACTCTTCTTTAATAAGACCAATAAACTTAGTTCCTACTTAAGAGAATCCAGTTTGCCGGTATATTTAATCCATCATCCGATCTCTCTTGGGATCGGATTTTTAGTAGTGAGCACAGGTCTTTCTATCTGGATAAAATTTTCGCTTCATATTTTCTTTGTATATGCTCTAACTTTTTTAGTGTATCATTTTGTTATCCGAGATTCAAACTTCTGGTTGACTGTTCTCGGAAATAAAGGGATCAGTTTTAAGCGAAATAAATAATATAGAGAAACAGAAATCTTAAGTTCAGTTCTTTTATTTTACTTTAACAACTTAAGTATTCTTTCAACCGCTAGCCGTATTGAATTGGCAGGTCTCGGTCTTTCATATACGATTTTCCCATCTGGCAAACGGAAATACACTTCTCCGTTCTTAGAAAAAACGTCAGGTAGCCCAAATTGGCGATTTTCTGCTTGAGCCTTTCGTATAGCCCTTTCAAAAATTCGGGTAAACTCTTCGGCTTCTTCTTGGTAGACTTTCTTTTTTAATTTACTCATCTTTGTCAATTCCCTGGAGAAAAAGAGAATATAACTCCTGATTCACTATATCATAATTAGATTTTCCGCCAAGCGCAAAACATTCAAGCCTCTCACCCGAATTAAAATACGCTGCCCAATTATCAGCCATAGAACGATATATTTTCCAGAAGTTCCACCTACTTCGGACGAACCGTCGAGCAACAATATCGTCCGGTATACTATGACCACCTTTCGCGACTCTGTCTCGAATCCTTTCTATACATTGTTTAGAAGATTCCAGCACTGTATAAAAAATACTAATCCGATATCCGGACTTTCTAAATTTCTGAATGGTCGCTCTTAGGTATCTCCCTGACAAAGTAGATTCAATAATTAGACTATTTCCTAAACCTAACTCTCTATCTATCGCTTGAAAAAATAATTTCCCTGCTTCCAAATGACCGCTTGTTGTTCCTCGATTTTCTAAACCTTTTTCCATTTCATCGGCATTTAAAAAAATATAACCATATACATTTCGATGCTCTAAGGCAAAGGTCGTTTTTCCGGAACCATTCGGTCCGGCCACGATGATCAGATGTTTCATCAAATCGGAAATTAATTAGGAATTTAGATAAGCCAATCAAATTCTAATTATTAAAATATACTTCTCAAGGAAAACTGGTTCCGTACTTTTTTCCTTCGGCTTCTACCTATAAGCCAACATTAATCTAGTAATTCTACGTATAGAAATTTATCAACCTAGGGTTCATAATTTTTCTGCAAAAAAGCAAGGAAATCATGAACCTCAATCGAAAAACTTGGATCTATATTTTATTATTCTACACGATCGGATTTATAGGCTGCACAAAAGACAATAACAACACCGATCCTTTGATATATTTGGTCGCACTCAATAATCTCTCTGTTGCCGATATCGTATTTGAAAAAGGTTTTCCTGGCTCGGACAATATTCTTACTACAAATAATTTCACAGGAGTTGCAGGAGATTATACGATCACAATCGGTGGGGAATCAGCAACCGGGATAAATCTTCCTGGAGACGGAAGTTTAGAATTTATAATGCCGACTGTCTCTGGTATTACAGAGAACACCACACTTAGAATGGTAGTCACTAAAAACGGAAATCCATTACTTTCTAAAACCGTTAGATATAGACCGATTATAGATTTTACGTTAGGAACACCAAATAGTTATATCAGACCTACAAGTGCAGCTGATCAAAATAGTTATTTCAGTATTACATTAGGAAGCACAGGAGATGTTCTTTTTAATATTTTCGGATATTTCGGAGCCAATCTGAATTTATACTATTATAGTAGCCCGACAGGTTCTAAAACTACGATCATAGAAAATGGAAAAACGGGAGCTCAATTTAAAAAAGCAAATCTTGCAAGCGGAACTTATATTATAGAAGTCAAATATTCAAACGGTATAATTCCTGCAAGTTATAGAACCAATATCGCAAACGGCCAGATCCAAGCGACTTCGGTTTCCAACTGGGTCAGTTCCGCTCTATGTTACGAAAAATTGGGAGGTGGAAATACGTATGTAGGACCTGCTCATGATTGTAATGGTCTGAATTCAGGCAGTATGACACGCAGCGGAAGATGCACTTATCCTTCGGATCAAGGCATAACTACTAGAAATTATTATATATCACCTCCAGGCGGAGGTCCAGGCTTTCTTACCAGTTATGCTGAGTTTACCTGTACCGTTCCGGGCAATGGGTCGACTAACGAAGCGGATGCAATCTTCGAGGATAATTAGAAGGTAAGTCCTTCATACTTTCATAATATTAATATTGGTTTTTAAATTTTAAGGATTGCCAATGGTGCCATATTCCCTAAAATCCGAGAAGATGTCCGTCAGAACCCGCCCTAAAATATTCTTAATAGACGATCATCCGATTGTTCGTTCCGGATTGGAATCCGAGATCAAAACTTCCGGAGATTATGAATATTGTGGCTCTGCTTCTTCCATAAAAGAAGGTACCAAAATTATGGGTTTTGCTAAACCGGATCTTCTTATCTGCGATGTTTCTCTCCAAGATGAGAACGGGATCAGGGAACTTGATTCTATCCGCAAAAAATTCCCGAATATGAAGATCGTATTTTTAACAATGCACAGAGATTGGTCTTATCTTCAGGACGCAATTTCAGCGGGTGCGGATGGTTATATTCTAAAAAGCGATTCGATGGAATCCATTATGGCCTCCATTAAAAAAGTATTAAATAGAGGCAAAGTATTCCCTGGAGAGATCGCAAACTTCAGTTATGACGAAAAACATATCAGAGAAGTAGTCGAGATCGTTAAAAAGCTCACTAAAAGAGAAAGTCAGATCCTGAACTTTCTCTCCAAGGGAAAATTAAACCGAGAAATCGCGGAAGAATTAAAACTAAGCGTTAGAACGGTCGAAGCTCATAGAGCATCTATTTTCAAGAAGTTAGAAGTGGAGAATATGGTAGAATTAACTAGGATTTTAGTCCAACTCAAATCCTTGGATCCAAATTAAGAACGAAGAAGAATTGTAAACCTAGTTCCCTTCCCCTCCTCCGAAGAAACAAGTATTTCTCCTCCATGAGCGGACACAATTTTGCGAATGATAGAAAGCCCGAGTCCCGTTCCATATGGCTTCTTACTTCCGAATCCTGAATCGAAAATATATTTTTCCATGTCTTTACTGAAACCTTCACCATTGTCTTCGAAGATCAAATAAACAACATTCTCTTCTTTTTCGATACGGATAGAAAAGATACCTTTCTCGTCGGTTGCCTCTGCAGCGTTTTTTGCCAGATTAAAGATCAATCTGCGAATACGAAGTGGGTCTAACCGGATACTTCCCTTTGCACTTATCTTAGAAACCAGTTTCATCTGAGTGGATTGGAAGAAGGTCCCTAAATCTTCAAAAATTTCCTTGAAGTAAGTTTTTATATCTATGTTCTGCAGATCCAAGATAATTCTATTTTTAGAAAAATCTAATATATCTAAGGTAAGATTCGTAAGCGCATCCACTTCCTTCTCTGCTTGAAAGAGAATATTACTTTTAGATTTACCTTTTTGAGAACCTATGTTTTTTAGATTTTGGCGGATCATTGCGATCGGATGACCCAAATCATGCACGATTTCTGCGGAAAGTTCTCCAATGATGGCAAGCTTCTCTCTATCCTGTCTTGCAATATTACGAACTGAAAATGCAAGTGCATCCGCAATTCCTCTCACCCAATCCACCTGAGAATCCTCAGAGTATCCTTCGAAAGGAAGATCAAAGATCAATTTGTAAAGCTGCTCATCCTGAACGGAGATGATCAGCCTATTATTTTGGATCATTGGTTTGGCAAGAGAAGAAGGGTCCAGACCTAAAAGATCCTGCACATCATATTTATAAACTTCTACAGTTTCCAAATTTCCTGAAGAAGAGATAGAATATCTTTTCCAAACCGAAGAATTCGGTTCTTCTAAATACACAAAAACCGTTTCTTCTTTCCCATTTTCATGAAGCATCTTTAAGACTGTATCCGCGGCCTTATCATAGGAAGAAGATTGCATGATCTCTCTCGTAGAAAACACAAGAGATTTCATTTTGGTTCCCAATATATCGGAACGTTTGAATGCCTCTGAGAAAATTTTGGAGATCAGAATGGAATACCCAAGTATCAGTGCAACTTCTCCATATTGGATTAAGTAAATACTTTTCCAAAACCCGAGAAAGAACATAATATCATTCAATGTGGCTAAACTGATCACTAAATAACCCGCAAATAGAATACGTCCGCCTTCTATTTTTCTTTTCAGACCGATTGAAAGCAGAACTATCCAAATGGGCATCGTGACCAAAGGCATGTACAATGCGATCGGAAGAAGTGTGAGAGTATAATATTTATTCGGAAAAAATAATACAATAAAGACCGCTACATAATAAGGAATACAGATGTATTGACCGAACCTTTTCCAGAAATCAGTCTTACAGTATCTATACAAAAAAGCGTATAGAGTAGGCCCGGATGCGTATACGCTGATATACTCCAAACGATTTGGAAGCTCCCAAGAAATTCCCTGCAAAAATTCGTATGCTAGTCTGGAATCCCCAATCGTTAAAGAACGGATCATGATCAGAAAACAATGGAATGCGAATAATATGTGAGCGGATTCGGTCCTTCTAAAAAAATAAAAGAATATATTATAAAAAGACATCGTGGCCGCGATTAACACCAAGGCCCATTCTATATCTCTTCGTTTCTGAATATTCTCTAAAACATTTTCCCATTCTCCTAATTGAATGGAATTCCAAACTCCTCCCCATCTGTTTTGAAAATTGGAAACATGGAATACCAACTCCAGATTTTCCGAATCAGGAACCAAAGAAATTTTTAACTCGTATTTTGCTTTCGCTTCTGATTCTGATTTTCCTAAAGAACCTACACTGGCGATCTTCTTTCCATTTGCATAAAGTATATAAGAAGTTCCTATATCAGGAATTTTGAGAGCGAATGTTTGTTTCCTTTCTCCAAGTTTTAATTTAATTCGATAGGTTGCGTAGCCATGGCCTGCGGAATTTGGATCCTTAGAATATTTTTCCGACCAAACAGAAGGGAGAGTTACTAATTTTTTTTTGGATTTGAATTTCGGATCGGAGAAGTCACCGGGTAAAATAAATTCTTCCCAATAAAATTCCCATTCTCCATCCAATGAAACGACCTTACCGTCTTTAAAAGAATGTTTGCTTAAATCCAATATTCCATTCTTCGCGGAAGAATGTTCCGAACCCGATCCGATGAAACCGCATTGAAAAATAAAGGAAGAGATTAGGAGGGCAAAGAAGGTAGTTTTTCCGAATCTCACACAGCAAATCTGAGTGGAATCTTGAAATCCGTAAATGCAAAACCTGTCGGTTATTCTAAAAATCCCTTGCCAGAGAATCTCGAATAAAAATCATGTCTCTTACCGGGCCTGTAGCTCAGTTGGTTAGAGCACGCGCTTGATAAGCGCGGGGTCATAAGTTCAAGTCTTATCAGGCCCAGGTAAAAACGGTTTAGAAAGAGTGGAGTCGGATTTCCGGCACTTCCAAACCGGTTCCAAATTCCACTCATCCCTGATAAAAGGGGCGTTAGCTCAGCTGGGAGAGCATCTGATTTGCATTCAGAAGGTCATCGGTTCGATCCCGATACGCTCCAATCTTCTTATTTTCCTTTCCTGAAAAAAGCTGGATATAAACTGATTCGAAGCAAGAATTCGGATCATGAAACTTTCCTTCTATAGATCCTTTCTAATCCCGGCGATTTCACTCATATTCTTCAGCATTTCCTGCGACGATATCCGACGTCTGCTAGTGGCCAATGTGGATGACATGGCAAAATACAAAGCAGAAGGAAAAGAATCTGGTTTGGTTGCTACCTTCAATCAAAACGACGAAAAAAGAAAGAAGATCAGTATCAGCCTTACCACTATCGGAAAAGGTTTCGAACAACCTGTGGACTTACTCATGATCCCTGGCCCGGATATTTTCTTAGTAGCGGAAAAGACCGGAGCACTTAAATGGTTGGACCCGAAAGACGGAAGTTCAGGTATATTATTAAAACTTGATGGAATTTCGACAGACTCCGAACAAGGACTACTTGGAGTAGTTCTACATCCTGAATTCCCGGAAAAACCACTTCTTTATTTAAACTATGTTGCTAAGAAAAATGGAGAAACGAGCAGAGTTTCAGAATGGACCATAGACCTTCCTAAAGATCCTAAAAAAGCAAAACTTTCCAAAGAGAGGATCTTAATGGAGGTTAAACAACCCTACGGAAATCATAACGCAGGACAATTGGCATTCGGAAAAGACGGTTTGTTATACATCGCTTGGGGAGACGGGGGATGGATGGGAGATCCGAAAGGTAACGGACAAAATCCCTCTACATTCTTAGGTTCTGTTCTAAGAGTTGACGTGAACTCTAAGGATCCAG is part of the Leptospira andrefontaineae genome and encodes:
- a CDS encoding AAA family ATPase, translated to MKHLIIVAGPNGSGKTTFALEHRNVYGYIFLNADEMEKGLENRGTTSGHLEAGKLFFQAIDRELGLGNSLIIESTLSGRYLRATIQKFRKSGYRISIFYTVLESSKQCIERIRDRVAKGGHSIPDDIVARRFVRSRWNFWKIYRSMADNWAAYFNSGERLECFALGGKSNYDIVNQELYSLFLQGIDKDE
- a CDS encoding sensor histidine kinase, which encodes MRFGKTTFFALLISSFIFQCGFIGSGSEHSSAKNGILDLSKHSFKDGKVVSLDGEWEFYWEEFILPGDFSDPKFKSKKKLVTLPSVWSEKYSKDPNSAGHGYATYRIKLKLGERKQTFALKIPDIGTSYILYANGKKIASVGSLGKSESEAKAKYELKISLVPDSENLELVFHVSNFQNRWGGVWNSIQLGEWENVLENIQKRRDIEWALVLIAATMSFYNIFFYFFRRTESAHILFAFHCFLIMIRSLTIGDSRLAYEFLQGISWELPNRLEYISVYASGPTLYAFLYRYCKTDFWKRFGQYICIPYYVAVFIVLFFPNKYYTLTLLPIALYMPLVTMPIWIVLLSIGLKRKIEGGRILFAGYLVISLATLNDIMFFLGFWKSIYLIQYGEVALILGYSILISKIFSEAFKRSDILGTKMKSLVFSTREIMQSSSYDKAADTVLKMLHENGKEETVFVYLEEPNSSVWKRYSISSSGNLETVEVYKYDVQDLLGLDPSSLAKPMIQNNRLIISVQDEQLYKLIFDLPFEGYSEDSQVDWVRGIADALAFSVRNIARQDREKLAIIGELSAEIVHDLGHPIAMIRQNLKNIGSQKGKSKSNILFQAEKEVDALTNLTLDILDFSKNRIILDLQNIDIKTYFKEIFEDLGTFFQSTQMKLVSKISAKGSIRLDPLRIRRLIFNLAKNAAEATDEKGIFSIRIEKEENVVYLIFEDNGEGFSKDMEKYIFDSGFGSKKPYGTGLGLSIIRKIVSAHGGEILVSSEEGKGTRFTILLRS
- a CDS encoding response regulator encodes the protein MVPYSLKSEKMSVRTRPKIFLIDDHPIVRSGLESEIKTSGDYEYCGSASSIKEGTKIMGFAKPDLLICDVSLQDENGIRELDSIRKKFPNMKIVFLTMHRDWSYLQDAISAGADGYILKSDSMESIMASIKKVLNRGKVFPGEIANFSYDEKHIREVVEIVKKLTKRESQILNFLSKGKLNREIAEELKLSVRTVEAHRASIFKKLEVENMVELTRILVQLKSLDPN
- a CDS encoding PQQ-dependent sugar dehydrogenase gives rise to the protein MKLSFYRSFLIPAISLIFFSISCDDIRRLLVANVDDMAKYKAEGKESGLVATFNQNDEKRKKISISLTTIGKGFEQPVDLLMIPGPDIFLVAEKTGALKWLDPKDGSSGILLKLDGISTDSEQGLLGVVLHPEFPEKPLLYLNYVAKKNGETSRVSEWTIDLPKDPKKAKLSKERILMEVKQPYGNHNAGQLAFGKDGLLYIAWGDGGWMGDPKGNGQNPSTFLGSVLRVDVNSKDPGKEYSVPKDNPFLKDPSFKPETFAYGFRNPWRYSFDPSGRLIIADVGQDLFEEIDIVEAGKNYGWNKMEATHCFEPKTDCDKKGLTDPVYEYGREDGSSITGGYVVTNDRISDLHGKYVFGDFVSGRLWAIDLPKDGSPVKEAYSLGKWPVLISSFGKDARGSVYIADFGAGQILRIDPGK